From the Takifugu flavidus isolate HTHZ2018 chromosome 12, ASM371156v2, whole genome shotgun sequence genome, one window contains:
- the LOC130535176 gene encoding transcobalamin-1-like: MMMKLLLLSVALLLVLPAARPESQSSYNVSVPFAVVVQGNLNNTPLLNYSTGTVYRGILLGGLNRLMNSSAGFTFTYTEDPNYGPYLESVNGLAGSDKDRTYWELLVRTPDGQLNRSDVGIGCYIPNPNETIILNFTKW, encoded by the exons ATGATGATGAAGCTCCTTCTGCTCTCCGTAGCGCTGCTGTTGGTACTTCCTGCGGCTCGACCTGAAT CTCAGTCATCGTACAATGTGTCAGTTCCCTTTGCTGTGGTGGTGCAGGGCAACCTGAACAACACGCCTCTTTTGAACTACAGCACCGGCACAGTCTACAGAGGGATCCTGCTGGGTGGACTCAACAGACTCATGAACTCCAGCGCAGGGTTTAC GTTCACCTACACGGAAGACCCAAACTACGGTCCATACTTGGAGAGCGTCAATGGCTTGGCTGGAAGTGATAAAGACCGTACATACTGGGAGCTACTGGTCAGGACTCCAGATGGCCAACTAAATAGATCTGATGTTG GTATCGGATGTTATATTCCAAATCCAAATGAAACAATCATCCTGAATTTTACCAAATGGTGA